One window of Leptospira wolffii serovar Khorat str. Khorat-H2 genomic DNA carries:
- a CDS encoding L,D-transpeptidase family protein yields the protein MERLLALIILTASFSLSSKEITSVTVKKSERKLIVVQNGVNILELKISLGFNPDGNKLQEGDGRTPEGEYKLDYLINDWEYYKAFHISYPKVDQIKKAKENGVNPGGGILIHGMQTKWNWVGKLHTFWDWTHGCIAVTNEQMDKLIEIVPVGSKIIIEP from the coding sequence ATGGAAAGACTTTTAGCTCTAATAATTCTAACAGCTTCATTTTCTTTATCATCTAAAGAAATTACTTCTGTAACTGTAAAGAAAAGTGAAAGAAAGCTTATCGTAGTTCAAAACGGTGTAAATATTCTAGAATTAAAGATTTCACTTGGATTTAATCCTGATGGGAATAAGTTGCAAGAAGGTGATGGTAGAACACCTGAAGGCGAATATAAACTAGATTATCTAATAAATGATTGGGAATACTATAAAGCTTTTCATATTTCTTATCCAAAGGTTGATCAGATAAAAAAGGCAAAGGAAAATGGAGTAAACCCCGGTGGTGGAATCCTAATTCATGGAATGCAGACAAAATGGAATTGGGTAGGGAAATTACATACATTTTGGGACTGGACTCATGGCTGTATTGCAGTTACTAATGAACAAATGGATAAGTTGATAGAAATAGTTCCGGTTGGTTCAAAAATCATAATTGAACCATGA
- a CDS encoding FlgO family outer membrane protein produces the protein MKTHLKFILVVIGFIFCFNCQKPEDLAVLVAPITYSIAKNAIDQGKRNGEYFIKLKYSNIQKEEGDWPSGEINYEVESAEYPGKVGKIQYILNGSHLATAIVVPPGKNKTQFQVNLVESAIVFGQTQSIESYLNVMAKQLSVSTPKDLKIAVFDFEGIKGERTVLGKRLPESLINYLVNYKLQVLERRSLDSVIKELSFQKTGLTQGSDVRNEIGKFLGADAILTGTLKNDKEEILINARIIRIDTGTVVAAEKIIIPKYLFPQSDFHVF, from the coding sequence ATGAAAACCCATTTAAAATTCATTCTCGTAGTAATTGGATTTATCTTTTGCTTCAACTGTCAAAAACCTGAAGACCTTGCAGTTTTAGTTGCTCCAATAACTTATTCTATAGCTAAGAATGCTATTGATCAGGGAAAAAGGAATGGAGAATACTTTATAAAACTTAAATACTCAAATATTCAGAAAGAAGAAGGGGATTGGCCTTCTGGAGAAATAAATTACGAAGTGGAATCTGCAGAGTATCCAGGAAAAGTCGGGAAGATTCAATACATATTAAATGGTAGCCATTTGGCCACTGCCATAGTTGTTCCTCCAGGAAAGAATAAAACTCAGTTTCAAGTCAATTTGGTTGAAAGCGCAATCGTATTTGGCCAAACTCAAAGTATTGAGAGTTACCTCAATGTCATGGCTAAACAGTTATCTGTAAGCACTCCTAAGGATCTTAAAATTGCAGTTTTTGATTTTGAAGGTATTAAGGGTGAGCGGACTGTATTAGGAAAACGCCTCCCAGAATCTCTCATCAATTACCTTGTTAACTATAAATTGCAAGTATTAGAAAGACGTTCTCTTGATTCAGTGATAAAAGAACTTAGTTTTCAGAAAACAGGGTTAACTCAGGGTTCCGATGTAAGGAATGAGATAGGCAAATTCTTAGGAGCAGACGCTATTTTAACGGGAACCTTAAAGAATGATAAGGAAGAGATATTAATAAATGCGAGAATAATTAGAATAGACACCGGAACTGTGGTAGCTGCGGAAAAAATAATTATTCCTAAGTATCTCTTTCCTCAAAGCGATTTTCATGTATTCTGA